The Stigmatella ashevillena genomic sequence TCGCCCGCGGCGTTCGTCCAGGAACTGACGGTGGTGGGGGCGCGTGAGTTGTTGGAAGGCTTCGTGTACCGCTTCAACGTGGGAACGGACGTGGCGGTGTTGCTGCTGGGCATGGGCCAGGTGCTCCGGGAGCATGGGAGCCTGGAGGCGCTCTTTGTCCGGGGCCGGGAAGCGCACGGGACGGTGCATGGCGCGCTGAGCCACTTCACGGCCGCGCTCCGGGAAGTGCCGATGGCGCCGCTGCGGCGCGCGTTGGGCCCGGAGCGGGGTCTACACCACCTGCTGCCCTCTCCCTTGGGAGCGGGGGCGGCGAAGCGGCTCAACCTCTACCTGCGGTGGATGGTGCGAGGGCCGGACACGGTGGACTTTGGCATCTGGACGCAGGTGCCCGCTGCGGCGCTGGTCATCCCGCTGGACACCCACATCGGCAGGATTTCCCAGCACCTCGGGCTGACGCGGCGCACGGACCTGAGCTGGCGCACGGCGGAGGAAGTCACCGCCTCGCTGCGGCTGTTGGATGCGGCGGACCCCGTCCGGTACGACTTCGCGCTCTGCCACTACGGGATGAGCGGGGTGTGCCCGGCCCAGCCCGTGGTGGAGAACTGCACGAAGTGCCTGTTGCTGTCGGCGTGTGCGGTAGGCCCCCGCTTGGTCCGCCGGTCCTCTTTATTGCAGCGATGACGCGGGGCCGAAGAACTCGTAATGGCACTGGTTCTCGGGGACGCCCAGTTCCTTCAAGGACCGCTGGATGGCCACCATGAAGGGTTTGGGACCGAGGAAATAGACATCAATGTCCCGCTCTTGGGGCAGCCACCGCGCCAGTTGCTCGCGGTCCAGCAGGCCAACGGCATCGGGCGCGGGAGCGCCCTCGACGTGCTCGGCGTAGCAGTAGAAGCGCTGCAAGTGGGGATGCTGCTTCGCCTGGGTGTCGATCCACTCCCGGAATGCGTGGACCCCTCCGTTGCGCGAGCAATGAATGAAGTGAATCGGCCGTCCCTGGGGCAGGGCGGCTGTCAGCATGGCCAGGGTCGGGGTGATGCCCACTCCGCCGCTGATGAACACCACGGGCTTGCTGCCCGGTTGGAGGGTGAAATCGCCCGACGGCGGGAACAACTCCAGCGTATCGCCCACCCCCACCCGGTCGTGCAAATACGCGGACGCCTTGCCACCGGGCTCGCGCTTGACGCTGATCCGGTAATGCTCGCCATTGGGGGCCGCCGACAGCGAATAGTTGCGGCGCGTCTCGGTGCCATCGATCAAGAGCCTCATGCCGATGTACTGCCCCGGCACGAAGTCCAGCAGCGGGCCGCCATCCACGGGTGCCAGATAGAAGGAGGTGATTTCGGCGCTCTCCTTCTCCTTGCGGGTGACGCGGAAGTCACGCCCGCCTCGCCATCCCCCGCGCGCCTGGGCCTTCTCATCGTACATCTTCGCCTCGCTGGCGATGAGCAGGTCGGCCAATTGCTGGTACGCGGCGCCCCAGGCGGCGATCACTTCGTCGGTGGCCACCTCTGCCCCGAGCACCTCGCGGATGGCGCGCAGCAAGCACGTGCCCACGATGGGGTAGTGCTCCGGTTGGATTTGCAGGGCCACGTGCTTGTTGATGATTTGCACCACGAGTCCGCCGAGCTGCTCCAACTCGTCGATGTGGCGGGCATACCGGAGCACCGCGTTGGCCAGGGCACGGGGTTGAGCACCGCTGGCCTGATGGGTCTGATTGAACAGCGGCCGCACCTCGGGGTACTCGCCGAGCATCATGCGGTAGAAGTGCGTGGTCAGGGCCTCGCCGCCGCTCTCCAGCAGGGGCACGGTGGATTTGACGATGGCACGTTGGTGAGCGCTGAGCATGAGAGGGACTCCGGTGGGGGTGTGCGGCATGGGCGTTGGGGTCCTCCCTCCGCCCTGTTCCGTGCTTTGATAGAGCAGCTTCTATGCCGACTTTTGAACACTGGAAAATCAAGGAGTTGGGGCAAGTCCATGTCCTTTTGACCTGGACAGCGCGGAGTCGAATTGACCGCCGGCGGTCAAGATGACTTCTCATCCGTTGCTCCATGCGCTGATTCCCCTGGTGGATGATCTGTCGCGGGACCTGCCCGAGCAGGAGCGTTACCGGAGGCTGCTGCAAGCGCTTCGCGTGCTCCTGCCGTGTGATGCGGTCGCGCTGCTGCGGCTGGAAGGGGAGTGGTTGGTCCCGCTCTCGGTCAACGGTCTCTCCGGGGACACGTTGGGGCGGCGCTTCCGAGTGCGCGAGCATCCACGCTTCCAAGTCCTTCTCGCAAGCACGGCGCCGACCCGGTTTCCCACCGACAGCCCCCTGCCAGATCCCTACGATGGCTTGGTGCAGGGGGCCAGTGGTGACCTCCAGGTGCATGATTGCCTGGGGTGTCCCTTGCTGGTGGATGATCAGGTCTGGGGATTGTTGACCTTGGACGCGTTGTCGCCCGGACAGCTGGCCCCCGTGGATCTGGGCGCCCTGCAAGCGTTCGCGAGTCTGGCGGCAGCCACCGTGCGTGTGACGCTGCGCATTGAGCGGCTGGTGAGACAGGCCGAGGGCGAATTCCAGCGGGCGGAGATCTACCGTCTGGCCGCCGGGGAGCGGCCCCACACGTTGATTGGACAGAGCGCGCTCTTTTGCAAGCTCATGGAGGACATCGCCCTGGTGGGGGCCAGCGCGCTGAGCGTGCTGATCAGCGGTGAGACAGGGGTGGGCAAGGAGTTGGTGGCGCAGGCCCTCCACGCGGCGTCTCCCCGCGCCAACCGGCCACTCATCAGCCTGAACTGCGCGGCCCTCCCCGAGAGCCTCGTGGAGAGCGAACTCTTCGGCCACGTCGTGGGCGCCTTCTCGGGGGCCGTGAGCGACCGGCGTGGCAAATTCGAACTGGCCGATGGCGGCACGCTGCTGCTGGACGAGGTGGGCGAGCTGCCGCTGACGGTGCAGGCCAAGTTGCTGCGCGTGCTGCAAAGCGGGCAATTGCAGCGCCTGGGCTCGGACCGGGAGCACCGCATCGACGTGCGGCTGATCGCCGCCACCAACCGGGATCTGGCCGAGGAGGTTCGCCAGGGCCGGTTTCGCGCCGACCTCTACCATCGGCTGAGCGTGTATCCGTTGCATGTGCCGGCCTTGCGCCAGCGGGGCAGTGATGTGTTGCTGCTGACGGGCTATTTCCTGGAAGAGAACCGCTCGCGTCTGGGCTTGCACAGTCTGCGCCTGAGCGGTGATGCCGAGGCCGTGTTGCTGGCCTATCCGTGGCCAGGCAATGTGCGCGAATTGGAGCATCTGGTGGCCCGGAGCGCGCTCAAAGCCTATGGCCAGCGCCGCGATGGCAGTCGCATTCTCACCCTGTCGGCGGAGGACTTCGCGTTGCAGGGAGAACCGCCGGGCCCACCACGGGCGGAACCGCCGCTGGAGCCGGAGGCCCCCGTGGGGGATCTCCGCGAAGCCGTGGAACACTTCGAGCGTCGGCAGATCCGCGCGAGTCTCGAGCGCCACCAGGGCAACTGGGCGTCAGCGGCCCGCGAACTGGGGATGGACCGCGCCAATCTTCGGCGGCTGGCCCGGCGCCTGGGGTTCGTCTGAGCGCCCCGGTCCACGCGGCTGGGGCGCCGGTAATCGCAGGGGCGTATTCTGGCCCATGGCGATGAACGGGGCCCAATAGTGGGGGTGGGGTTGGGTCAGCCGTAGCTCGCGCATCGCCTCACGCAATGCCGTGGCGCGGCCCTGCCCGGCCAGGAGGGCGCGGTAGTAGGCCTCCATCAGGGTGCGTGTCGTCTCGTCGTTCACCATCCAGAGGCTCATCACAACCGTTTCCGCCCCCGCCACCACAAAGGCCCGGCGCAGTCCGTACACGCCTTGTCCGAGCCTGATGTCGCCTCGGCCCGTGTCGCAGGCGGAGAGGACGACCAGCTGTGTGCCCCAGAGATCCAACCCTGCCAACTCCAAGGCCGTCACCCACGCGATGCCCATGGGAGGCGAGGGGGCTCCCGGCGAGCGGGAGGACTGCGGCGGTGTCTCCATGAGGATGAGGCCAGAGCGGAGCAGGGGATCGGGAGAGCGATGGGCGGGAGCCCCCTCGTCCAATGCACCGAAGTGGCCCACGGCGCGGGAGTTCTCGGGGACTGTCACATCCTTGAGGAAGAAGCCGTGGGTGGCGATGTGGAGGACCGCGGGGGTGGGCAGGTGGAGCAGCCGCTGCTTGGTGGCTTCGGGGCCGAGAAAGACCTGTGCTTTGGGAAAGAGGCGCTGAATGGCCTCTGCCTCCTGACGGGTCCCTGGCAGGGGCACCCAGGGGCGCTCCGCCAGCTCGGCGCGCGGCGTGTAGAAGAAACGCTCAAAGCCCAAGAAGCGCGGGGTCAGCGGAGGTGCGTCCTCCGGGGCGGGAGGCGTTGGAAGGGGGACGTGAAAGTCCGGGTCGGCCAGGACGACCACCTCGCCGTGAGAAGTCTCCACTTGGGAGCGCGGCAGGAGGTCCTTGCCCGAGGTGAGATAGATGAAGTCGTAGGTGTCGATGAGGAATTGTTGGCCGTCGTGCAGGGCGGCAAAGGGAACGAGGCCGAGTTGGCCATCGGGCGAGAGGAAGATCCGGCGGGGGTTGCCGGGCAGTGGCAGCAGAGGCTGGAAGGCCAATGGGTAGAGCGCCTGGGCGGAGGCCTGAAAGGTGGCATCGCGGCGAGCCAGGGCATCCCTCAGTCCCAAGGCGGCCCGGTCAATGGGCTCGGCGGGCCCCAGGTCGATCGCCCGGATGTGGGCATTGGGCAGGAGCACCATCGCCAGGTAGCGCTGTTGCAGCGGGGCCTCGGACCCGGGAGGGGCCGGCTTCACGACGAGCGAGCGCTCCGTGTAAGCAATGAACTCAACGAGGGCGCCATCCGGGGGGAGGGTCATGGCGACTTGATGGACGATCTTGGAGAGCGCGGGGAGAGCGGTGAGCGCGCGCAAGGGAGCGGAGCGCTGGGCGAGATCGGCTTCGAGGGCGTCGTCCTGGGCGGCGAGCGCGTCGAGGCGTTGTTGGTATCCGAGGGGGTGCGAGCCGGGGCCTTGAAGGACCAGCGTGGCGAGCTGGCTGCGCAGCTCGCGGAGCTGCTGGAAGATGTGGCGGTCCAAGGGACCCAGGCTGCGGTAGACGGCATGGGAGGTGTTTGCCAGCTCCCCGGCGGAGCGGCCCTTGAGCAGGAGCACGACGCTCAGGACCAGGCGCCGCACGTCTTCGTTTTCCGGGTAGGCGCGCAGGAGCGAATAGAGAAGTTCCTCGTCGGACCGCAGTTGCTCCAGGAAGCGGGTGAGGCGGGCCTCGGAGAAGGCAAGTGCCTCCTGGCGCAGACGCCGCTCGGAGATGGAGAAGGCCTGGGTGAAGAGTGAGACGGCGTCTGCGAGGCGGTGCTGGGCCACGTGGAACTGGGCGAGGTTGTTGAGGGTAGGGACCATGTTGGGATGGTCCTTGCGGAAGGCCGATTCCCAGATGGTGCGCGCGCGCTGGAGCAGCGGCTCGGCCCGGGTGTAGAACCCCTGCGCGTCATAGAGGCTGGCGAGGTTGTTGAGCGAGGCGGCCACGTCGGGGTGGCTCTTGCCCAGCGTTGCTTCTCGAATCGCGAGCGCACGCGCATAGAGCGGCTCGGCCCGGCGGTACAGCCCTTGGGAGTAGTAGAGGTTGGCGAGGTTGTTGAGCGATTGGGCGACGTGGGGATGGTTCCTGCCCAGGGTCTCTTCCCAGATCGCCAGCGCGCGCTGATGCAGCGATTCGGCTTGGGCGGGCAGTCTCTGGGCGTAATAGAGGTTGGCGAGGTTGTTGAGCGAAGCGGCCACATCGGGATGGTTCTTGCCGAGAAGCTCTTCCCGGATCGCGAGCGCGCGCAGGTAGAGCGGCTCGGCCCGGGTGTACGATGCCTGGGCGTAATAGAGGTTGGCGAGGTTGGTGAGCGACGCGGCGACGTCGGGATCGTTTGGGCCCAGAACCTCGTCCCGGAGGGCAAGGGCGCGCTGATGCAACGGCTCCGCCTGGGCGAACTCCCCTTGAAGGCCGTGAAGAATACCCAGCAAGTCCAGCGAATTGGCAACGGCGGGATCGCCGCTGCCGTCGAGCACTGCCTCCGCCAACGCGAGCGCCTGTTCGCCTTGAGTCAAGGCGGCGCCATACTGTCCTGCCTCGTAGAGCGTGACAGCCTTGTCATAGGCCGCTTGCGCTTCCAGCAACGGGTCGCTGGGTTCTCTCTCTCCAGAGACCGCTTCCGCCGTGTAGCAGAGGAGGGCGACCATCATCCATGTGAGGGCCTGTCTCATCGCGTCTCCCCTTCGAAGCGGCAGTGCTTGATCAAGGGTGAGCCGGTGACTTGGAGATTGATGCAAAAAATCCGTGCGAGACAGCTGCCTCAGGACAGCGAGGCACCGGAACCCCGAGACGGAGCCTCCAGCCCAAGCGCGGCCCGGCACATTTTGGTGTAGAGGTCACGGAAGATGTTGTCTGGGTCTGTGAGCTGTTTCACAGCCTGGTAGGTGTCCTTGTTCCAGATGCTCCAGAACGTCTGCTCGTCGTAGTAGTTGTACGAGATGAGCGTCTTGGTTCCGTTGACCTGAAGGAGCTGATCCTCGAATTCCTTGTAGAGGTTGCGGCCTGGTTGCTGCTTGAGTCCATAGACCGCGAGGTCGAGGAACAGCGGATCCGTCACGCCGGACCACCAGCGGGGCGAGAGCCACTCGTAGTCCCTCATGCGCCGGTAGGGCACGCCCCACACCGGGTAGAAGTGTATCGCGCGGTGGTACCAGTCCATGAACTCGGCCGTGCGAGAGAAGGGGACGAACACGTCCACGATGACCGGTGGGTTCTTCGCCGGTAGGAAGCGGTGGAAGCGGTCCGCGGTCCTCAACACGCTGTCCGAGTGTACCCGCTTGCCGAACAGTGCCCGGCCAATGAGGCTCTTCGGTTTGACGTGGGTGACGCCGCGGTTGTAGCGGAAGAGGTAGTCGTAAACCGTGAGGTAGTCCTCGCTGCGGCGGGGGATGCTCTCGCAATACGCCTTGAGCCAGTCGTAGCGGCTCACGTACGGAGCCTGCTCCACGAAGCGGCCCACGCACAGCACGTGCTTCGAGGGGGAGAAGATCTGCCCGTCGAGGTAATCCACGTCCTGGGCGGTGAAGTGGCGCTGGATGGCCCGCTGAAAGGCCTCGAGTGTGGGATAGGTTTCATATGTCACGTGGACATAGGGTGCGGCACGCACGAGTTTGAACCGCAGCCGCGAGAGGACGCCGAGTGTCCCGAACGAGCCGTGGAGCATCTGAAACACGAGCGGGTTCTCTTGGGGAGAACAGTGCAGCACGTCTCCCTTTGCGGTGATGAGCTCATATTCGAGACAGGTGTCGTGGAACCCCCCGTGCCGGAAGGACATGGACTCGATGGAACTTCCCGCGACAGCGCCCCCGGGGGTGATGGTCTTGTGCTCGGGGACGATGATGGGTACGAGCCCGTGGGCCAGTGTCGCGCGGACCACCTCGTCGAAGGTGACCGCAGGCTCGGTTGTGCAGGTCATGGCCACCGGGTCGATCTCGATGATCTGGTCGAGGTCACTCAAGTCGATCTTTTCGTCGCTGCGCCGCTGGTCGTAGCGTTTGGGGACCTGGTGCGGCGGCGTCTTCTTCTTGAAGGACACGGGACGCGGGCCCGTCCTTTGCCGCAGCTTTCGCGCAATCCTCTCGACCTTCGCCGCATGGCGTGCCTCGTCCCGCACGGGTTCCTCGGGCCATCGCGTGCTTGGAATCAGCTCCGTCTGCATGGTGCTCCTCCAACCCTTGAGGGTGGGGAAGCCAAGCCGTCGGGGTTTGGTGAGTCTCTGACCATCCAGCGAGGCCTCGTCAGCCAGGCTGGCCAGCGTGCACGGTCTTCCGCCTTGGTTGGGGGAGGAGAGCATGGCAAGAGTCCGCAACGTGACCAACGAGGAGACACAAAGAGATGATTACCGTTAGCGCGTTCAAGTGGGTGCCGCCGTTTGCGCAGGGCGTGGTCCGCGACCTCCGGGTGCGGTGGGCGCTCGAAGAGGCGGGGCTGGCGTATCAGGCAAGGTTGATCGACGCGGAGGTCCAGGCGTCCGCCGACTACCGCGCGCTCCAACCCTTCGGCCAGGTGCCGGTGTTCGAGGAGGGCAACCTCGCCCTCTTCGAGTCTGGGGCGATCGTGCTCCACGTCGCATCCCGGAGCGAGGCGCTTCTGCCCGCCGACGAGGCCGGCCGGGCACGTGCGATCACGTGGGTCTTCGCGGCGCTCAACTCGATCGAGATCCAGATCCAGCAACTTGCCGACACCGTCGGTGACCTCATGATGACGACGGTGCTCCGCATCCTCCGCCACACGGATCTGCTCGATGCCGAGCCTGCGCTCAAGGCCTACAAAGAGCGATGTGAGGCGAGACCTGCGTTCCAGAGGGCGCTGGCGGCCCACATGGAGGCGTTCCAGTCTTAGAGAGCCTGACGGGCAATGCTCATGAGGAGGACAAAGGACCGATGAAGATCAAGCTGACGAGCGTGCTGGTCCGCGATGCTCGAGGACACGTGCGGCAATCTCATCCAAGTCGTACAGGGGTAGGTGGGCGATGACGCGAATCCACTGTGTCACGCTTCCCGTGGATGACCTGAAGCGGTCCATCGCCTTCTATCGGAACGGTCTCGGCATGGGGGCCGAGGAGGTCGAGGAGGGCGCTGATCATGTGGCCCTCGAACTTCCGGGAGGGCTCTGCCTCGTGCTCATCCTCCGCTCGGAGTTCACGCAGTTCACGAAGCTTGTCCGCCAGGGCGACGCCCCGAAGGGCGCGTCGGAGTGTATCCTGAGCTTCTTCGCCGCGAGCCGGGAGGAGGTCGACGCGGTTCTTCAGTCGGCGGGAGCCGCGGGTGGAGCGGTGGCCGGTCCGGCGGCGGATAAGCCCTGGGGCTACGCTGGCTACGTCGCCGATCCCGACGGCCACCTGTGGGAGTTCCTTTGGAACCCCCGTCTCACCTAATCGTGAGGGCTTAGAGGATGGCCCTCACCACGCCCCCGTCCACGCGCAGCGAAGCGCCGTTGGTGGCGGAGGCCTGCGGGCTGCACACGTAGACGATGAGGTTCGCCACCTCTTCGGGGAGGATGAAGCGCTTGAGGATGGAGGTGGGCCGGGCGTGGGTGAAGAAGTCGCGCTCGGCCTGCTTCGCGTCCACCCCCTGTGTCTTGCCCAGCTCGGCGACGAACTGCTCCACGCCCTCGGAGGAGGTCGGTCCCGGAAGCACCGTGTTCACCGTCACCCCGGTGCCCGTCGTCAGCTCCGCCAGCCCTCGCGCCACCGCCACCTGCGCCGTCTTCGTCATCCCGTAGTGGATCATCTCCGTGGGGATCTGCACCGCGGACTCGCTCGACACGAAGACGATGCGCCCCCAGCCCTGGGCCTTCATCTTGGGGAAGTAGAAGCGGCTCAGGCGGATGCCGCTCATCACGTTCGTCTCGAAGAAGCGCAGCCAGTCCTCATCGGGGATCTGCTCGAAGGGCTTGGGCTCGAAGATGCCCACGTTGTTCACCAGGATGTCCACCTGGGCAAACGTGCCCGTCACGGCCGCCGCCCCTTTCGCGGACGAGAAGTCCGCGGCCACCCCCGACACCTGGGCGCCGGGAATGCTCTCGAGGACCTTCTCCCGGGCGCGTTTCACGCGCTCCTCCGTGCGCCCGTTCAGGATGACGTGCGCTCCCTCGCGTGCCAGACCCACGGCGGCCGCCAGCCCAATGCCCGCGGTCGAACCCGTCACCAGCGCGGTCTTTCCCGAAAGACTCAGTTTCATGCTCATGGTTTTTCTCCGGAAGGGGCGCCGCATGCGCCCAAGGCTCGCCATCCTGGCCTCGAACCGGTGCGGGAGGGAGAGCATCGTGCCGGGGGGGCGATTATGGTGTGGCCACATGAACGATACGTTGAAGGAGCGCCTGGGGCTTTTTGGACGGCACGGGTACGACCGTTCCCTGGTGGGGATGGAGGTGCTGGAGGCGGAAGGGGGCCGGGCCCGGGCACGTCTGCCCGTGGACGAGCCGGTGCAGAACCTCGGCGGCGCCTTGCACGGTGGGGCGGTGGCGACCCTGGTGGATGTGGTGGGGACGCTGGCCATCATGACGGCGGACCGGGACGGACGTCCCGGCGTGTCCACGGATCTCAACGTGTCCTGGTTCTCGCCGGCGCCGGGGGGCTCCTCCGTGTTGGTGGAAGCCACGGTGCTCAAGTCGGGGCGCACCCTGGCCTTCGTGCAGGTGGACATCCGCCGCGAGAAGGATGGCGTGCTGGTGGCACAGGGCCGGATGACGAAGTTCTTGAGCTGAGCGAGCGATGCTCCTGGGAAGACTCGTGTTCGTCGCGTTGCTGAGCCTGCTGGGGTTTGTCCTCCTGCGCTGGCTGTGGCCGGCCCTGGTGAAGGGGGGACGGAAGTGGGTGTACCTCGCCTTGGTGGTGCTGTCCCTGGCGGCCTACCTCTTGCCGAGGATGCTGGGGCTCGGTGCGCACGGGGAGATTCCGCTCATCGGTGAGCCGCTGAAGCTCCTCTCCACGGTGTGGGGCGTCACGGTGCTCATCATGGTGGTGGTGGGCCTGCCCGTCGTGTTCCTCCGCTGGGTGCGCGAGCGCCGCCGCGTGGCTCCGCCCGAGGGGGCGGACGTGAGCCTGGAGCGCAGGGATCTGCTGGTGAACGCGGGGCGCGCCGTGCCCCTGCTGGCCCTGGGGACGAGCGCCGCCGGGGTGGTGAACGGCATGTCGGGCTTCGTGGTGCGCGAGGTGGAGGTGCGGATGCGCAACCTGCCGCCAGCCCTGGAGG encodes the following:
- a CDS encoding TIGR02757 family protein encodes the protein MGVQRVSRRSQGEGLSVQAAVRLRPLLESFLASTDTGARVGFDPVEFPHRYQHPRDIEVSALLAASLAYGRADLFRPKVDALLRRMGDSPAAFVQELTVVGARELLEGFVYRFNVGTDVAVLLLGMGQVLREHGSLEALFVRGREAHGTVHGALSHFTAALREVPMAPLRRALGPERGLHHLLPSPLGAGAAKRLNLYLRWMVRGPDTVDFGIWTQVPAAALVIPLDTHIGRISQHLGLTRRTDLSWRTAEEVTASLRLLDAADPVRYDFALCHYGMSGVCPAQPVVENCTKCLLLSACAVGPRLVRRSSLLQR
- the hmpA gene encoding NO-inducible flavohemoprotein: MLSAHQRAIVKSTVPLLESGGEALTTHFYRMMLGEYPEVRPLFNQTHQASGAQPRALANAVLRYARHIDELEQLGGLVVQIINKHVALQIQPEHYPIVGTCLLRAIREVLGAEVATDEVIAAWGAAYQQLADLLIASEAKMYDEKAQARGGWRGGRDFRVTRKEKESAEITSFYLAPVDGGPLLDFVPGQYIGMRLLIDGTETRRNYSLSAAPNGEHYRISVKREPGGKASAYLHDRVGVGDTLELFPPSGDFTLQPGSKPVVFISGGVGITPTLAMLTAALPQGRPIHFIHCSRNGGVHAFREWIDTQAKQHPHLQRFYCYAEHVEGAPAPDAVGLLDREQLARWLPQERDIDVYFLGPKPFMVAIQRSLKELGVPENQCHYEFFGPASSLQ
- the norR gene encoding nitric oxide reductase transcriptional regulator NorR, with protein sequence MTSHPLLHALIPLVDDLSRDLPEQERYRRLLQALRVLLPCDAVALLRLEGEWLVPLSVNGLSGDTLGRRFRVREHPRFQVLLASTAPTRFPTDSPLPDPYDGLVQGASGDLQVHDCLGCPLLVDDQVWGLLTLDALSPGQLAPVDLGALQAFASLAAATVRVTLRIERLVRQAEGEFQRAEIYRLAAGERPHTLIGQSALFCKLMEDIALVGASALSVLISGETGVGKELVAQALHAASPRANRPLISLNCAALPESLVESELFGHVVGAFSGAVSDRRGKFELADGGTLLLDEVGELPLTVQAKLLRVLQSGQLQRLGSDREHRIDVRLIAATNRDLAEEVRQGRFRADLYHRLSVYPLHVPALRQRGSDVLLLTGYFLEENRSRLGLHSLRLSGDAEAVLLAYPWPGNVRELEHLVARSALKAYGQRRDGSRILTLSAEDFALQGEPPGPPRAEPPLEPEAPVGDLREAVEHFERRQIRASLERHQGNWASAARELGMDRANLRRLARRLGFV
- a CDS encoding CHAT domain-containing tetratricopeptide repeat protein, producing MRQALTWMMVALLCYTAEAVSGEREPSDPLLEAQAAYDKAVTLYEAGQYGAALTQGEQALALAEAVLDGSGDPAVANSLDLLGILHGLQGEFAQAEPLHQRALALRDEVLGPNDPDVAASLTNLANLYYAQASYTRAEPLYLRALAIREELLGKNHPDVAASLNNLANLYYAQRLPAQAESLHQRALAIWEETLGRNHPHVAQSLNNLANLYYSQGLYRRAEPLYARALAIREATLGKSHPDVAASLNNLASLYDAQGFYTRAEPLLQRARTIWESAFRKDHPNMVPTLNNLAQFHVAQHRLADAVSLFTQAFSISERRLRQEALAFSEARLTRFLEQLRSDEELLYSLLRAYPENEDVRRLVLSVVLLLKGRSAGELANTSHAVYRSLGPLDRHIFQQLRELRSQLATLVLQGPGSHPLGYQQRLDALAAQDDALEADLAQRSAPLRALTALPALSKIVHQVAMTLPPDGALVEFIAYTERSLVVKPAPPGSEAPLQQRYLAMVLLPNAHIRAIDLGPAEPIDRAALGLRDALARRDATFQASAQALYPLAFQPLLPLPGNPRRIFLSPDGQLGLVPFAALHDGQQFLIDTYDFIYLTSGKDLLPRSQVETSHGEVVVLADPDFHVPLPTPPAPEDAPPLTPRFLGFERFFYTPRAELAERPWVPLPGTRQEAEAIQRLFPKAQVFLGPEATKQRLLHLPTPAVLHIATHGFFLKDVTVPENSRAVGHFGALDEGAPAHRSPDPLLRSGLILMETPPQSSRSPGAPSPPMGIAWVTALELAGLDLWGTQLVVLSACDTGRGDIRLGQGVYGLRRAFVVAGAETVVMSLWMVNDETTRTLMEAYYRALLAGQGRATALREAMRELRLTQPHPHYWAPFIAMGQNTPLRLPAPQPRGPGRSDEPQAPGQPPKIGAVHPQFAGR
- a CDS encoding FAD-binding oxidoreductase, translated to MQTELIPSTRWPEEPVRDEARHAAKVERIARKLRQRTGPRPVSFKKKTPPHQVPKRYDQRRSDEKIDLSDLDQIIEIDPVAMTCTTEPAVTFDEVVRATLAHGLVPIIVPEHKTITPGGAVAGSSIESMSFRHGGFHDTCLEYELITAKGDVLHCSPQENPLVFQMLHGSFGTLGVLSRLRFKLVRAAPYVHVTYETYPTLEAFQRAIQRHFTAQDVDYLDGQIFSPSKHVLCVGRFVEQAPYVSRYDWLKAYCESIPRRSEDYLTVYDYLFRYNRGVTHVKPKSLIGRALFGKRVHSDSVLRTADRFHRFLPAKNPPVIVDVFVPFSRTAEFMDWYHRAIHFYPVWGVPYRRMRDYEWLSPRWWSGVTDPLFLDLAVYGLKQQPGRNLYKEFEDQLLQVNGTKTLISYNYYDEQTFWSIWNKDTYQAVKQLTDPDNIFRDLYTKMCRAALGLEAPSRGSGASLS
- a CDS encoding glutathione S-transferase family protein, encoding MITVSAFKWVPPFAQGVVRDLRVRWALEEAGLAYQARLIDAEVQASADYRALQPFGQVPVFEEGNLALFESGAIVLHVASRSEALLPADEAGRARAITWVFAALNSIEIQIQQLADTVGDLMMTTVLRILRHTDLLDAEPALKAYKERCEARPAFQRALAAHMEAFQS
- a CDS encoding VOC family protein, whose product is MTRIHCVTLPVDDLKRSIAFYRNGLGMGAEEVEEGADHVALELPGGLCLVLILRSEFTQFTKLVRQGDAPKGASECILSFFAASREEVDAVLQSAGAAGGAVAGPAADKPWGYAGYVADPDGHLWEFLWNPRLT
- a CDS encoding SDR family NAD(P)-dependent oxidoreductase, coding for MKLSLSGKTALVTGSTAGIGLAAAVGLAREGAHVILNGRTEERVKRAREKVLESIPGAQVSGVAADFSSAKGAAAVTGTFAQVDILVNNVGIFEPKPFEQIPDEDWLRFFETNVMSGIRLSRFYFPKMKAQGWGRIVFVSSESAVQIPTEMIHYGMTKTAQVAVARGLAELTTGTGVTVNTVLPGPTSSEGVEQFVAELGKTQGVDAKQAERDFFTHARPTSILKRFILPEEVANLIVYVCSPQASATNGASLRVDGGVVRAIL
- a CDS encoding PaaI family thioesterase, whose protein sequence is MNDTLKERLGLFGRHGYDRSLVGMEVLEAEGGRARARLPVDEPVQNLGGALHGGAVATLVDVVGTLAIMTADRDGRPGVSTDLNVSWFSPAPGGSSVLVEATVLKSGRTLAFVQVDIRREKDGVLVAQGRMTKFLS